In Planktothrix serta PCC 8927, one genomic interval encodes:
- a CDS encoding tyrosine-type recombinase/integrase → MGISSDKGRITIRFKDPNGNRVTLYPGLSTLDIDDQLKAKEFEIKIQQDIRAGTFDWSHERYKVAENLTTANLTTAEAFNLFVATKSLDPQTRGLYNSVVFTLKACNLDKINIRQFSEQQAFQFLTHCQQKNLKSSTIQAKIKRLKAAWEWFIQRGLVANNPWTSPRKSIKTEKPLIQPFEREEIQLIIQGFNGSSYQPMVRFLFGSGVRIGEAIGLRWQDLSPDCATCTISSQISQGKRKPPKNGSVRSFGLTDNLQKMLSNQPKQAESVFLNHAALPIKPSTFRVKWKDVLANCGIEYRKPYSCRHTFISHALQSGVPAVTIARITGHDLETLFTYYAGFLKTDVQLPTLY, encoded by the coding sequence ATGGGCATTTCAAGTGACAAAGGACGAATAACAATTCGATTCAAAGACCCCAATGGAAACCGTGTTACACTTTATCCGGGGTTGTCAACATTAGACATTGATGATCAACTGAAGGCTAAAGAATTTGAAATAAAAATTCAACAGGATATTAGAGCCGGAACATTCGATTGGTCACATGAACGGTATAAAGTTGCAGAAAATTTAACCACAGCGAATTTAACAACGGCTGAAGCATTTAACTTATTCGTAGCGACAAAATCCTTAGACCCCCAAACAAGAGGATTATATAATTCAGTCGTCTTTACTCTCAAAGCTTGCAACCTTGATAAAATCAATATTAGGCAATTTTCGGAACAGCAAGCCTTTCAATTTTTAACCCATTGCCAACAGAAAAATTTAAAAAGTAGCACAATCCAAGCCAAAATTAAACGGCTAAAGGCTGCGTGGGAATGGTTCATACAGAGAGGATTAGTAGCTAATAACCCTTGGACTTCCCCACGCAAAAGCATCAAGACAGAAAAGCCACTTATTCAACCCTTTGAGCGAGAAGAGATTCAATTAATCATTCAGGGATTTAACGGTTCTAGTTATCAACCGATGGTTCGCTTCCTGTTCGGCAGTGGTGTTCGGATTGGGGAAGCGATCGGGTTGCGTTGGCAGGATTTATCTCCCGACTGTGCAACCTGCACAATCTCATCTCAGATTAGCCAAGGAAAACGCAAGCCGCCAAAAAATGGAAGTGTTCGTTCATTTGGTTTGACAGATAATCTGCAAAAGATGCTGTCAAACCAACCCAAACAAGCAGAAAGCGTGTTTCTTAATCATGCTGCCCTGCCGATTAAGCCATCCACTTTTAGGGTCAAATGGAAAGACGTACTAGCAAACTGTGGGATTGAATACCGGAAACCATACTCATGCCGCCACACATTTATTAGCCACGCTCTACAGTCAGGAGTTCCCGCCGTAACAATAGCCAGAATCACAGGACACGATTTAGAAACTCTGTTCACCTATTACGCAGGGTTTCTCAAAACAGACGTTCAACTGCCAACCCTTTACTAA
- a CDS encoding helix-turn-helix domain-containing protein, with translation MIEEENNQEVRRTTLSRQLREKAGLTREQLAAIIGDIAVSTLARWENNGVEPSMTRQQWHNFCRAVGVNFEDLPMVLSEKVLVA, from the coding sequence ATGATAGAAGAAGAAAACAATCAAGAGGTTAGAAGAACCACATTGAGTCGCCAACTGAGAGAGAAAGCAGGATTAACCAGAGAGCAGCTAGCTGCAATCATTGGTGATATTGCCGTTTCTACTTTGGCGCGATGGGAAAACAATGGTGTTGAACCGTCTATGACGCGACAACAATGGCACAACTTCTGTCGTGCTGTAGGGGTAAACTTTGAAGATTTGCCAATGGTTCTGTCAGAGAAAGTTTTAGTTGCTTAG
- a CDS encoding DnaJ-like cysteine-rich domain-containing protein, translating to MNSSSIAKIRLLKDSIGQKKLADLKQDAAELGLSSDDVKTFGTLTLKQTWINAIGEKIAQLFDELGESAIISHGDGDDHTEGVEPGGTTPNTITQKEETMDKELHLSSVQVAVPELAAPDPNEDEDDDDDDDDDDVDEEELAAITIKHVSPICSDIILALPTFNYYQLIAFHYGVLLAHQDLQPVAYAMELLDYDRFPPEQSFSLKLHEFVPDLYERDRLVLLIKGLKSSIFFKKPENCCPACGGAGNIFAGVADHLIDWETCPKCDGKGFLEPVPSPSDLPTIEEIIGTIPSDSGDCPDCDGTGEILDFSGEDNEPCPTCSEPEPKTEPKLSQPDVNVNVLVNFVSLDAEYSRRVEAIAKSFDGNCWFSGYSPGNYEENWSFGSYSFASNFKEQCQSLPFVQSATIDRIASNTPITPPVDTSLYASDFEKETVIAFYREEGSTPEELEEVRRQPLTKMDAAIVLGYAEHYKKSAEIALRLYLVDWINDINLEREQCANRTDKLLLNWKTVTEAKAKIAYQFQLRRPGEINCFCTPDGWRISAPQWVKEEILTQKEAEFLSPDDPVVELMGNGYLFALEKFKEQVSLSLVDLSPFPLTHENSPLA from the coding sequence ATGAACAGCTCCTCTATTGCCAAAATCCGATTACTAAAAGACTCCATTGGACAAAAAAAACTCGCCGATCTAAAACAAGACGCGGCGGAGTTAGGACTCTCTTCTGATGATGTCAAAACTTTCGGAACACTTACCCTAAAACAGACTTGGATTAATGCTATTGGAGAAAAAATCGCCCAGTTGTTTGATGAATTAGGGGAGAGTGCGATCATCTCACACGGAGATGGAGACGACCACACTGAGGGTGTTGAACCAGGGGGTACAACGCCTAACACTATAACCCAAAAAGAGGAAACTATGGATAAAGAATTGCATCTTTCATCGGTTCAAGTTGCCGTTCCCGAATTAGCGGCACCAGACCCTAACGAAGACGAAGATGATGATGATGATGATGATGATGATGATGTTGATGAGGAAGAACTTGCAGCAATAACGATAAAACACGTTAGCCCGATTTGTTCTGACATCATTCTTGCTCTTCCCACATTCAACTATTACCAACTCATCGCATTTCACTATGGGGTTCTGTTAGCTCACCAGGATTTGCAACCTGTCGCTTATGCGATGGAATTGTTGGACTATGATCGCTTTCCTCCTGAACAATCTTTTTCTCTAAAATTGCATGAATTTGTCCCTGATTTGTACGAGCGAGATCGTCTGGTTCTATTAATCAAGGGTTTGAAGTCATCCATATTCTTCAAAAAACCAGAAAATTGCTGTCCTGCCTGTGGCGGTGCGGGGAATATTTTTGCAGGTGTCGCAGACCATTTAATTGACTGGGAAACTTGTCCAAAATGTGACGGGAAAGGATTTTTAGAACCCGTTCCTAGTCCCAGCGACCTTCCGACTATTGAGGAAATTATCGGGACAATCCCCTCCGACTCAGGGGATTGTCCCGATTGCGACGGCACGGGTGAAATTCTGGATTTTTCCGGTGAAGATAACGAGCCATGTCCGACGTGTTCAGAACCTGAGCCAAAAACTGAGCCAAAACTGAGCCAACCCGATGTCAATGTTAATGTTCTCGTCAACTTTGTTTCCCTGGATGCTGAATATTCTCGACGGGTGGAGGCGATCGCTAAAAGCTTTGACGGTAATTGCTGGTTTTCAGGATATTCACCCGGCAATTATGAGGAAAATTGGTCTTTTGGTTCATACTCTTTTGCCAGCAATTTCAAAGAACAGTGTCAATCCTTGCCATTCGTTCAGTCGGCAACGATTGATCGCATTGCCTCTAATACCCCTATTACGCCGCCTGTTGATACCTCTCTTTATGCCAGCGACTTTGAGAAGGAAACCGTGATCGCGTTTTACCGCGAAGAAGGTTCTACCCCAGAGGAACTAGAGGAAGTTCGTCGGCAACCATTAACAAAAATGGACGCTGCGATCGTTCTCGGTTATGCCGAACATTACAAAAAATCGGCTGAAATCGCTCTGCGGTTGTACCTCGTTGATTGGATTAACGACATCAATTTAGAGCGCGAACAGTGTGCGAATCGCACAGATAAACTTCTGTTGAACTGGAAAACCGTTACAGAAGCAAAGGCAAAAATTGCCTATCAATTCCAATTGCGGCGACCCGGTGAAATTAATTGTTTCTGCACCCCTGACGGCTGGCGAATCAGTGCGCCTCAGTGGGTGAAAGAAGAAATTCTGACTCAAAAAGAAGCCGAATTTCTCAGCCCGGATGATCCTGTTGTTGAACTGATGGGTAACGGCTACCTTTTCGCTTTAGAAAAGTTCAAAGAACAAGTTTCCCTCTCATTGGTTGACTTATCACCATTCCCGTTAACCCATGAAAACTCACCCCTGGCGTAA
- a CDS encoding ParB N-terminal domain-containing protein — protein MTKLAKLPQVGDKVWAFSPNHRQEIKVQVKKVFANSFQGLDSEKNTITKLSKWRPIDSTPENGTVEPNPAKALSATITNLPLDQIKVERRFQQRSDLYNLFDDKGEPYLDPSIVERYQELLLKEDDGSPKDPPPLIVHRLPDGNFYLVDGFHRYAALQADGRTTAPCEIIESTEPDALLQSCTINLKNGLGVRKADISRSIWRIFSVLDSLPDGDSRKKWSDRHISRLLGCSNSTVSIVHNQFLNKKAFEEQNFQPGDRIKCIDPNSKYNGFVGQITRLDLSQGVIVIFDKGQTTDVFIFLPPESLVKTQEVFVEPNTDHQSPAPPGQQSTDNSQPSGVSHQSSVTTQQTGEHLSSSNKASEVTAELTLEPLLTEKQLETASNDQLSDLFRKISLKLKQCLDPGVSDQLDDLVEKYWGEIGNLEQRDKERFLILLIDKSFNNNL, from the coding sequence ATGACGAAATTAGCTAAACTTCCCCAGGTTGGTGATAAAGTTTGGGCTTTCTCCCCCAATCATCGCCAAGAAATCAAGGTTCAAGTTAAGAAAGTTTTCGCAAATAGCTTTCAGGGGCTTGATAGTGAGAAAAATACAATCACTAAGCTTTCTAAGTGGCGTCCTATCGATTCAACTCCTGAAAATGGAACAGTAGAACCCAACCCGGCAAAAGCCCTTAGTGCAACCATAACCAATCTTCCCTTAGATCAGATTAAAGTTGAGCGGCGTTTTCAGCAGCGTTCAGACCTCTACAACCTATTTGACGATAAAGGTGAACCCTATCTTGACCCTTCAATTGTTGAGAGATACCAGGAATTACTCTTAAAAGAAGACGATGGTAGCCCCAAAGACCCCCCGCCGTTAATTGTTCATCGTTTACCGGATGGGAACTTTTATTTGGTTGATGGCTTTCACCGATATGCGGCGTTGCAAGCCGACGGCAGAACAACCGCGCCCTGTGAAATTATCGAATCTACCGAACCCGATGCCCTGCTGCAGTCGTGCACCATCAATTTGAAAAATGGATTAGGGGTTAGGAAGGCTGATATCTCCAGGTCAATTTGGCGAATTTTTTCGGTATTGGATTCGTTGCCCGATGGCGATTCCCGAAAAAAATGGAGCGATCGCCACATCTCTAGATTGTTGGGGTGTTCCAACTCGACGGTCAGCATTGTTCACAACCAATTCTTAAACAAAAAGGCTTTTGAAGAACAGAATTTTCAACCTGGAGATCGGATTAAATGTATTGACCCCAATAGCAAATACAACGGTTTCGTTGGACAGATTACCCGGCTAGATTTATCACAGGGAGTAATTGTAATTTTTGATAAAGGTCAAACAACTGATGTCTTTATCTTCCTACCCCCAGAAAGTCTTGTCAAGACTCAAGAGGTGTTTGTTGAACCCAATACTGATCACCAGTCTCCTGCTCCCCCTGGTCAGCAGTCAACAGATAACAGTCAGCCTTCAGGCGTTAGTCATCAGTCATCAGTTACCACTCAACAAACAGGCGAACACCTGTCATCGAGTAACAAGGCATCAGAAGTTACAGCAGAGTTAACCCTTGAACCATTACTAACAGAGAAGCAATTAGAGACGGCTTCAAATGATCAACTTAGTGATTTATTCCGAAAAATCTCCTTAAAACTTAAGCAGTGTTTAGATCCTGGTGTTTCGGATCAACTTGATGATTTAGTTGAGAAATACTGGGGAGAAATTGGCAATTTGGAGCAACGAGATAAAGAACGATTTTTGATTCTTCTAATAGATAAATCTTTCAATAACAATCTGTAA